The following proteins are encoded in a genomic region of Nocardioides renjunii:
- a CDS encoding TetR/AcrR family transcriptional regulator, which produces MSSESAPAAVPARTGTAAARRRRRETEIISATRRLFDERGVRDAQIEDIARSVGINRAIIYRHFTGKEELFSLTLVQYLDELRVALEQAASTTDEPRAQLERLVGAFVDYGLAHPAFVDCAQAIMRRPGGDLLEEVSESAMYRLGQAITGCLSVLTRTIEAGAATGDFHVEDPGLLANMLYASGLGTLQLGRVALLVSEEAPGVPRISRVTGEQVRDHMVASALAVAAGAPR; this is translated from the coding sequence ATGAGCAGCGAGTCGGCGCCAGCCGCGGTCCCCGCACGCACGGGCACCGCCGCCGCACGCCGGCGCCGCCGCGAGACCGAGATCATCTCCGCGACCCGCCGCCTCTTCGACGAGCGCGGCGTCCGGGACGCCCAAATCGAGGACATCGCCCGGTCCGTCGGCATCAACCGCGCGATCATCTACCGCCACTTCACCGGCAAGGAGGAGCTGTTCAGCCTCACGCTGGTGCAGTACCTCGACGAGCTCCGGGTGGCGCTCGAGCAGGCCGCCTCGACCACCGACGAGCCCCGCGCCCAGCTCGAGCGGCTGGTGGGGGCCTTCGTCGACTACGGGCTGGCGCACCCGGCCTTCGTCGACTGCGCCCAGGCCATCATGCGACGACCCGGCGGCGACCTCCTCGAGGAGGTCAGCGAGAGCGCGATGTACCGCCTCGGGCAGGCGATCACCGGGTGCCTGTCGGTGCTGACCCGCACCATCGAGGCCGGAGCGGCCACGGGCGACTTCCACGTCGAGGACCCGGGCCTCCTCGCCAACATGCTCTACGCCAGCGGCCTCGGCACGCTGCAGCTCGGCCGGGTGGCGCTCCTCGTCTCGGAGGAGGCGCCCGGCGTGCCGCGGATCAGCCGTGTCACCGGCGAGCAGGTGCGCGACCACATGGTCGCCTCGGCCCTCGCCGTGGCCGCAGGAGCGCCCCGCTAG
- a CDS encoding DUF1206 domain-containing protein, with protein MNASDTAEQVQQSDWLDHAIRVGLVAYGVVHLLIAFLAVQLALGEKEDSASNTGALHYLAEQPLGAAMVWGVAVGMLLLVVWRLLEFAFGYREESDDTKRWRKRATSLGKAVIYGALGWSAVRTALGDGSSGGTDSTTAKLMDLPGGQFIVGAVGLAVIAYGGSLVWRGWTEKFTEHLDAQGQSGKDGSAYVLLGKIGYIAKGIAIGIVGGLFAYAAITHDPKKSGGLDQALQTVLEQPFGQVLLIAIGLGIGAYGVFCFARAKHLSR; from the coding sequence ATGAACGCCTCCGACACCGCCGAGCAGGTCCAGCAGAGCGACTGGCTCGACCACGCGATCCGGGTGGGGCTGGTGGCCTACGGCGTGGTGCACCTCCTGATCGCCTTCCTCGCCGTCCAGCTGGCCCTCGGCGAGAAGGAGGACAGCGCCTCCAACACCGGCGCCCTGCACTACCTCGCCGAGCAGCCCCTCGGGGCGGCGATGGTCTGGGGCGTCGCGGTGGGCATGCTCCTGCTCGTCGTGTGGCGGCTGCTGGAGTTCGCCTTCGGCTACCGCGAGGAGTCCGACGACACCAAGCGCTGGCGCAAGCGGGCGACCTCGCTCGGCAAGGCGGTCATCTACGGGGCGCTCGGCTGGAGCGCGGTCAGGACCGCGCTCGGCGACGGCTCCAGCGGCGGGACCGACTCGACCACCGCCAAGCTGATGGACCTGCCCGGTGGGCAGTTCATCGTCGGCGCGGTCGGCCTCGCCGTCATCGCGTACGGCGGCTCGCTGGTGTGGCGCGGCTGGACCGAGAAGTTCACCGAGCACCTCGACGCGCAGGGCCAGTCGGGCAAGGACGGGTCGGCCTACGTCCTGCTCGGCAAGATCGGCTACATCGCCAAGGGCATCGCCATCGGCATCGTCGGCGGGCTCTTCGCCTACGCCGCGATCACCCACGACCCCAAGAAGTCCGGCGGCCTCGACCAGGCCCTGCAGACCGTGCTGGAGCAGCCGTTCGGCCAGGTGCTGCTCATCGCGATCGGCCTGGGCATCGGCGCCTACGGCGTCTTCTGCTTCGCCCGCGCCAAGCACCTGTCCCGCTGA
- the nusB gene encoding transcription antitermination factor NusB translates to MAARSKARKRALDILFASELRSEDPVMALDRAIEAGEGPTNDYTSTLVRGVVDHLARIDEVLTTYSKGWTLGRMPAVDRNVLRIGVYELLWGDEDVPESVAVSEALHLVQDLSTDDSPAFVNGLLGSIMRDRASLV, encoded by the coding sequence GTGGCTGCCCGCTCCAAGGCCCGCAAGCGCGCGCTGGACATCCTCTTCGCCTCCGAGCTCCGCTCCGAGGACCCCGTGATGGCGCTCGACCGCGCCATCGAGGCGGGCGAGGGCCCGACCAACGACTACACCAGCACCCTGGTGCGGGGCGTGGTCGACCACCTCGCCCGCATCGACGAGGTGCTCACCACCTACAGCAAGGGCTGGACGCTCGGCCGGATGCCGGCGGTCGACCGCAACGTGCTCCGCATCGGTGTCTACGAGCTGCTGTGGGGCGACGAGGACGTCCCGGAGAGCGTCGCCGTGAGCGAGGCGCTGCACCTCGTGCAGGACCTCTCCACCGACGACTCCCCGGCCTTCGTCAACGGTCTCCTCGGCTCGATCATGCGCGACCGCGCCAGCCTCGTCTGA
- the efp gene encoding elongation factor P, which translates to MASTNDLKNGMVLKIEGQLWAVVEFQHVKPGKGPAFVRTKLRNVESGKNVDKTFNAGTKVETANVDKRTMQYLYNDGSSYVFMDTSTYEQIEVTPEVVGDAKNFMLENQEAIVATNEGRVLFIELPASVELLIAETEPGLQGDRSTGGTKPATLETGHTIAVPLFITTGEKVKVDTRDSSYLGRVKA; encoded by the coding sequence ATGGCAAGCACCAACGACCTCAAGAACGGCATGGTCCTCAAGATCGAGGGTCAGCTCTGGGCCGTCGTCGAGTTCCAGCACGTCAAGCCGGGCAAGGGCCCCGCGTTCGTCCGCACCAAGCTGCGCAACGTCGAGTCGGGCAAGAACGTCGACAAGACGTTCAACGCCGGCACCAAGGTCGAGACGGCCAACGTCGACAAGCGGACCATGCAGTACCTCTACAACGACGGATCGTCCTACGTCTTCATGGACACCAGCACCTACGAGCAGATCGAGGTCACCCCCGAGGTGGTCGGCGACGCCAAGAACTTCATGCTGGAGAACCAGGAGGCCATCGTCGCCACCAACGAGGGCCGGGTCCTGTTCATCGAGCTCCCCGCGTCGGTCGAGCTCCTCATCGCCGAGACCGAGCCGGGCCTGCAGGGCGACCGCTCCACCGGCGGCACCAAGCCCGCCACGCTCGAGACCGGCCACACCATCGCGGTGCCCCTCTTCATCACCACCGGCGAGAAGGTCAAGGTCGACACCCGCGACTCGTCCTACCTCGGCCGCGTCAAGGCCTGA
- a CDS encoding aminoglycoside phosphotransferase family protein, translated as MQTSTHGVTIGASEVRKEFVADHEAQAEREWACLTLLAEHAPGLAPRPLRREDGETPVIVMERVPGSPLAARPLDHAQTAALGATLRRLYDVPIEAVRAAGIGERRYGARQHAQLLVEWLTDDVDLGECLDPPLVSEALQLARAYVADPPLPDPRDTALGIADLNPPNVLWDGRVVRLVDFEDGGLSDPAYELADHVEHLGSRLPGVYDPGALVAAVGLGAEDRQRMAAYRPLWAAFWLAMLLPGNGGWRRNPRGTTEAQAAHFMALVGQH; from the coding sequence GTGCAGACGTCCACCCACGGCGTGACGATCGGTGCCTCCGAGGTCCGCAAGGAGTTCGTCGCCGACCACGAGGCGCAGGCCGAGCGCGAGTGGGCGTGCCTGACCCTCCTCGCCGAGCACGCACCCGGCCTGGCCCCCCGCCCCCTGCGCCGCGAGGACGGCGAGACGCCGGTCATCGTCATGGAGCGGGTCCCCGGGAGCCCGCTGGCAGCCCGGCCGCTGGACCACGCGCAGACCGCCGCCCTCGGCGCCACGCTTCGCCGGCTCTACGACGTACCCATCGAGGCGGTGCGAGCCGCGGGGATCGGCGAGCGGAGGTACGGCGCCCGCCAGCACGCGCAGCTGCTGGTCGAGTGGCTCACGGACGACGTCGACCTGGGGGAGTGCCTCGACCCGCCGCTGGTGTCCGAGGCGCTCCAGCTGGCGCGTGCGTACGTCGCCGACCCGCCGCTGCCGGACCCGCGCGACACGGCGCTCGGGATCGCCGACCTCAACCCGCCCAACGTGCTGTGGGACGGGCGGGTGGTGCGGCTGGTCGACTTCGAGGACGGCGGGCTCAGCGACCCGGCGTACGAGCTGGCCGACCACGTCGAGCACCTCGGCAGCCGGCTGCCCGGCGTCTACGACCCCGGTGCACTGGTCGCGGCGGTGGGGCTCGGCGCGGAGGACCGGCAGCGGATGGCGGCCTACCGGCCGCTGTGGGCCGCGTTCTGGCTGGCCATGCTGCTCCCCGGCAACGGCGGGTGGCGGCGCAACCCACGGGGGACCACCGAGGCGCAGGCCGCGCATTTCATGGCGCTCGTGGGCCAGCACTAG
- a CDS encoding SDR family oxidoreductase, which translates to MRVTIFGGHGKIALLLAPMLVEAGHEVTSVIRNPDHVGDVEATGATARVTSVEDADEHALADLLAGQDAVVWSAGAGGGSPERTYAVDRDAAIRSMDAAARAGVGRYVMVSFSGSSPDVLVPEDNPFRHYQDAKIAADEHLRSTGLDWTVLGPGTLTLEPGSGSVNPGAGFNDGDVTSRELVAQVAVAVLDDRRASRRTLVFGDGDVPVDDWLASL; encoded by the coding sequence ATGCGAGTCACCATCTTCGGCGGACACGGCAAGATCGCGCTCCTCCTCGCTCCGATGCTGGTCGAGGCAGGGCACGAGGTCACCTCCGTCATCCGCAACCCCGACCACGTGGGTGACGTCGAGGCGACCGGCGCGACCGCGCGCGTGACCTCGGTGGAGGACGCCGACGAGCACGCCCTCGCCGACCTCCTCGCCGGCCAGGACGCCGTGGTGTGGTCCGCGGGAGCCGGCGGCGGCAGCCCGGAGCGGACCTACGCCGTCGACCGCGACGCCGCGATCCGGTCGATGGACGCCGCGGCCAGGGCGGGCGTCGGCCGCTACGTCATGGTGTCCTTCTCCGGGTCCTCCCCCGACGTGCTGGTGCCGGAGGACAACCCGTTCCGCCACTACCAGGACGCCAAGATCGCAGCCGACGAGCACCTCCGCAGCACCGGCCTGGACTGGACGGTCCTCGGCCCCGGCACGCTGACCCTCGAGCCGGGATCCGGCTCGGTCAACCCCGGTGCGGGATTCAACGACGGCGACGTCACCTCGCGCGAGCTCGTCGCGCAGGTCGCCGTCGCGGTGCTCGACGACCGGCGTGCCTCCCGCCGGACGCTGGTCTTCGGGGACGGCGACGTCCCGGTCGACGACTGGCTCGCCTCGCTCTGA
- a CDS encoding SigE family RNA polymerase sigma factor yields the protein MDDATRAEFADFVTVQARPLLGFAHALTADPHDAWDLTQETLARMGERWGRTTYDAPGAYARTVMVRLNIDRIRRLRRELPRSTAGPDVAVPVEHLDGMDPWLVDALATLSPRQRTALALRYVEDLDVRGIAERMGCSEGTVKSQLSRGTERLREHARHRGLLTTREG from the coding sequence ATGGACGACGCCACGAGAGCCGAGTTCGCGGACTTCGTGACGGTGCAGGCACGACCGCTGCTGGGGTTCGCGCACGCCCTCACGGCCGACCCGCACGATGCCTGGGACCTCACCCAGGAGACGTTGGCGCGGATGGGGGAGCGGTGGGGACGCACGACGTACGACGCCCCGGGGGCCTATGCCCGCACGGTGATGGTCCGGCTCAACATCGACCGCATCCGGCGGCTGCGCCGTGAGCTGCCCCGTTCCACCGCCGGACCGGACGTCGCCGTGCCCGTCGAGCACCTCGACGGCATGGACCCGTGGCTCGTGGACGCCCTGGCCACGCTCTCACCCCGCCAGCGCACGGCGCTGGCCCTGCGCTACGTCGAGGACCTCGACGTCCGGGGGATCGCCGAGCGGATGGGCTGCTCGGAGGGCACCGTCAAGAGCCAGCTGTCCCGCGGCACCGAGCGCCTGCGCGAGCACGCCCGCCACCGCGGGCTGCTCACCACACGAGAGGGATGA
- a CDS encoding DUF4287 domain-containing protein: MSGFQTYLDNAERQTGVTPQQFLDMATERGLHQAKAGEVIAWLKNDFSLGHGHAANLAQLITKGPEATATKYGDDGVLHLDGLAAR; the protein is encoded by the coding sequence ATGAGCGGCTTCCAGACCTACCTCGACAACGCCGAGCGCCAGACCGGCGTGACCCCGCAGCAGTTCCTCGACATGGCGACCGAGCGCGGTCTGCACCAGGCCAAGGCGGGGGAGGTCATCGCCTGGCTCAAGAACGACTTCTCCCTCGGCCACGGCCACGCCGCCAACCTCGCCCAGCTCATCACCAAGGGGCCCGAGGCCACCGCCACCAAGTACGGCGACGACGGGGTCCTGCACCTCGACGGGCTCGCGGCCCGCTGA
- a CDS encoding DUF6461 domain-containing protein — MGDTAELVEHYRSLVIGDETTLVVRGASVSDVVDALGGVPLADVPEDELYGEEPVWAAYRLTAIEGGVLACEDTGYADPPSSVLVALSEGGRAAAVVRDNIQAHGRFGCARDGELLFDDDEYRFVEDRSSVPEEIRALFDLAWVDLSRDELEAREDDTRAVGLAMAEVVTGIRLTPADAARLEGDDATVVAVRQLQYEG; from the coding sequence ATGGGGGACACAGCAGAGCTGGTGGAGCACTACAGGAGCCTGGTCATCGGGGACGAGACCACGCTCGTCGTTCGCGGCGCTTCGGTCAGCGACGTGGTCGACGCGCTGGGTGGGGTGCCCCTCGCCGACGTGCCCGAGGACGAGCTCTACGGCGAGGAGCCGGTCTGGGCGGCCTACAGGCTCACCGCGATCGAGGGCGGGGTGCTCGCCTGCGAGGACACGGGCTACGCGGATCCGCCCAGCTCCGTCCTCGTGGCGTTGTCCGAGGGCGGGCGGGCGGCCGCGGTGGTGCGGGACAACATCCAGGCACACGGCCGGTTCGGGTGCGCCCGCGACGGTGAGCTGCTCTTCGACGACGACGAGTACAGGTTCGTGGAGGACCGCTCGTCGGTGCCCGAGGAGATCCGCGCGCTGTTCGACCTGGCGTGGGTCGACCTCAGCCGTGACGAGCTCGAGGCACGGGAGGACGACACGCGTGCCGTCGGCCTCGCGATGGCCGAGGTGGTGACCGGCATCCGCCTCACGCCTGCCGACGCCGCGAGGCTGGAGGGCGACGACGCGACGGTGGTCGCGGTGCGCCAGCTGCAGTACGAGGGGTGA